Proteins from a genomic interval of Nautilia sp. PV-1:
- a CDS encoding chloride channel protein, whose amino-acid sequence MKKIKSFFYRLLFDNENIEFYKYFKESFKEIITSSNMKIDVLSILFFLGKWLPFAIAVGITTGIVASVMDLIVVNINGFLSRDVIYFFIYPVLVAWVVGYTIKRYPEVEGPGIGFSILHLKTRKYIRFSVIIHKFIVSVFTLSGGFIAGREGPSFFLGVAFGEWIGKIYGFSRKYKNLLGLIGGGAFTGALLKAPLGSSIFAMELENMYDFDYRPFIPMIVASIVSYLTFSFFRGNHPFIDLSGKPVWDLNTIPYIILMGLTISAVIYMYTIIFHFSQKVSRIFPMHKKPIVGTLLAVPVILFLYYFTKDMDVLSAPANMAILSKMANFSFSIQDDLVIILSTFFITSFTLAFGIPGGLVLPVLIMGSAIGNIFGHFFPGELVTFTLAGMGSALAAAAKTPLAAIVMITEMSHDDVVIPMTAAVITSYLTSFGYSTYLGQKNIFKGNLKNFSSYNREKI is encoded by the coding sequence ATGAAAAAAATCAAATCATTTTTTTATCGTTTGTTGTTCGATAACGAAAATATAGAATTCTATAAATACTTCAAGGAATCTTTCAAAGAAATTATAACATCATCCAATATGAAAATTGATGTTTTGTCTATTTTGTTTTTTTTGGGAAAGTGGCTTCCTTTTGCCATTGCGGTCGGAATCACCACTGGTATAGTGGCTTCCGTAATGGATCTGATTGTAGTTAACATAAACGGCTTTTTATCAAGAGACGTCATATACTTTTTTATTTATCCGGTGCTGGTTGCATGGGTTGTGGGATATACGATAAAAAGATATCCGGAAGTGGAAGGACCCGGAATAGGCTTTTCGATACTTCATTTAAAAACCAGAAAATATATTCGTTTCAGTGTAATAATCCATAAATTTATAGTTTCCGTATTTACGCTTTCAGGCGGATTTATAGCCGGAAGGGAAGGGCCTTCGTTCTTTTTAGGGGTGGCTTTTGGAGAATGGATAGGCAAAATATACGGATTCAGCAGAAAATATAAAAATCTTTTGGGTTTAATCGGAGGAGGGGCGTTTACGGGTGCTCTTTTGAAAGCGCCTTTAGGGAGTAGTATTTTTGCAATGGAACTCGAAAATATGTATGATTTTGACTATAGGCCTTTTATTCCTATGATTGTGGCTTCTATTGTAAGTTATCTGACTTTTTCGTTTTTCAGGGGTAATCACCCTTTTATAGATTTGAGCGGAAAGCCGGTGTGGGATTTGAATACCATTCCTTATATTATTTTAATGGGCCTTACCATTTCGGCCGTTATTTATATGTATACGATAATATTTCATTTCTCCCAAAAGGTTTCCAGGATTTTTCCTATGCATAAAAAGCCTATAGTGGGGACTCTGCTTGCGGTGCCGGTGATATTGTTTTTATACTATTTTACAAAAGACATGGATGTGCTTTCGGCGCCCGCTAATATGGCCATACTTTCGAAAATGGCGAATTTCAGTTTTTCCATACAGGATGATCTGGTAATAATACTCAGCACGTTTTTTATAACCAGTTTTACTTTGGCGTTCGGAATTCCGGGAGGACTGGTTCTTCCAGTGCTTATTATGGGTTCTGCCATAGGCAACATATTCGGGCATTTTTTTCCGGGGGAGCTGGTGACGTTTACGCTGGCGGGAATGGGCTCCGCACTTGCAGCCGCGGCAAAAACGCCTCTTGCCGCGATAGTTATGATTACGGAAATGAGCCATGACGATGTGGTTATACCTATGACCGCGGCCGTAATTACCAGTTATCTTACAAGTTTCGGATACAGCACGTATCTCGGACAGAAAAATATTTTTAAAGGCAATTTAAAAAATTTTTCTTCGTATAACAGAGAAAAAATATGA
- a CDS encoding UDP-N-acetylmuramate dehydrogenase codes for MIIDFSKLSSIKIGPKTEVKLLNEDNYEGEFIIGRATNTLISPQAENLAILDDKYKFITIKNGYLHVGGKTNNRVFYTFCKKNNIKGFEFLSKLPGSIGGSIKMNAGVKEYEISDRLIALKTLSGIKEKKDINFRYRNSDIYEPVFEAVFELEEGFDFELDLKLKKFRENQPKDPSLGSVFKNPEGDYAGRLIEAVGMKGMAKGGIKVSEIHANFFVNTGNGTFEEMIFLIEEAKKRVFETFGIKLEEEIKII; via the coding sequence ATGATTATAGATTTTTCGAAACTTTCCAGTATTAAAATAGGTCCGAAAACGGAAGTAAAACTGTTAAACGAAGACAATTATGAAGGAGAGTTTATTATCGGCAGAGCCACAAACACCCTGATTTCACCGCAGGCCGAAAATCTTGCAATACTCGACGACAAATATAAATTTATAACAATAAAAAACGGTTATCTGCATGTGGGAGGCAAAACGAACAACAGGGTGTTTTACACTTTCTGCAAAAAAAACAATATAAAAGGATTTGAGTTTTTAAGCAAACTGCCCGGCAGTATCGGAGGCAGTATTAAAATGAACGCGGGCGTTAAAGAATATGAAATATCCGACAGACTTATAGCCCTCAAAACCCTCAGCGGTATAAAAGAAAAAAAAGACATAAATTTCAGATACAGAAATTCGGATATATATGAACCGGTATTTGAAGCTGTTTTCGAACTTGAAGAAGGGTTTGATTTTGAACTTGATCTTAAACTGAAAAAATTCAGGGAAAATCAGCCGAAAGACCCTAGTTTAGGCAGCGTATTTAAAAATCCGGAGGGAGATTACGCAGGAAGGCTTATAGAAGCCGTCGGAATGAAAGGCATGGCAAAAGGCGGAATAAAAGTCAGCGAAATACATGCGAATTTTTTCGTAAATACGGGAAACGGAACGTTTGAAGAGATGATATTTCTTATTGAAGAGGCGAAAAAAAGAGTTTTTGAAACGTTTGGAATAAAACTGGAAGAAGAAATAAAAATAATTTAG